The Pseudomonas graminis region CTTCAGCCTTCCGGTTCCGCGTCAGGGGTTTCAGGATGCGCTGAAGGCGTTCTATCGACGGTTTTATCAGGCCGGGCAGATGACGCTGAGCCTCGCGGGGCCTCAATCGCTTGATGAACTGGAGAAATTGGCCACGCAGTTTGGCGGGTATTTCGGTCAGGGCAGCCGGGTTGAGCAACAGCGACCGCCTGCGCTGCTCACTGATGAACCTAAGCCGATCGGTGAGGCTGATCAGCGTCGGATGCATCTGACGTTTGCGTGCGAAGGCTTACCGGTCGGACAGGAGCAGGCTGCTGCCTTTCTTTGTACCTGGATGAATGACGGGCAAGCAGGTGGGCTGGTGGCGGAGCTGCGCGAACAAGGGTTGATTGAGTCGCTGAAGGCCGAGGTCATGTATGAATTTGCCGGTCAGGCATTAGTCGACGTCGCGTTCGTGTTGGCTGCAACGCCTCCCGACGCGTCATCGCATGTACCAGCACTGGTTTTCAGCTGGCTCGCCTTCTTCAAATCTCATTACCGTCAGTTGATCGAAGAATACGAGCGGCTGGAACAGCGGCGGCTGGCCGTCAGCGGTGCGCTGTCGCTGGCGCGGTATTACAGCGCTGAACCTGATGCGGCGGGTCTGTCGATAGAGGCGGTTGATGCGCTGCTCAGCCAGCTCACACCCGCGGCGCTGTTACGGACGCGAGCCGAGCCCTTGGCGTGTGACACATCCAGCGTTGGGTGGCGGTTGCCTGAGCCCAATCCATTTCTGAAACCCGCAACGGCATCCACTACGCCGACCTTGCCCTTGGCCAAGCTGACATTCAGCAGTGCGCTGCCAGCAAACGGCGAGGCCGCGCTGTACCTACGATGGACGCTCGTTACTGCGCAGCCCAAGCTTGCGCGAATGTTGGAGGAAAGCCTGAAACCGCTGACGGCCCAAGCCAGTCAAGCGGGTGTCACGCTGGCATTCAGTGCCTACGGCAGGTTCTGGCAGCTGAAAGTCTCAGGTATGGCGGAGCCGTTGCCCGCCGTACAGGAACAGGCGCTGCTTTTGCTTGGCCAGCCGGTTGCTCAGGCCCTGGCGCGTTACGGTACGCCAGCTGATGAACCGGCCGTTATCCCGATCCGTCAGCTGTTGAAGACGTTGCCTGATCATTATTTGAACAACACAGTCACCCCGCAAACCGACGACCTGCAGCGCGTGTGGGCTGATGCCAGTTGGACAGGGTTTGCCACGGGCTTTACACCCTCAGAGCGAGATGCCTTGAGTCACGCCGCTCGGCTCATCCCCGGTCTCCCGGAGCATTCACCTCTCACGGTACCTCGGACCACAGGCACACAGTGGAAAATCGAACCGTCAGAATCTTCTGAAAATGCGCTGCTGATCTTCTACCCAACGCCCTCCCACTCTCTCGACGAGGACGCCACGTGGCGACTCTTCGCACAGCTGATGCAGGCCCCGTTCTACCAGCGCCTGCGTGTCGAGCTGCAACTGGGCTACGCCGTCTTCAGCGGTTTCCGACAGATCGCCGGGCATGGAGGTCTCCTGTTTGGCGTGCAATCCCCTAGCGCGAGCGCGGAACAACTCGTTGCGCACATCGAGACCTTCATCGAGGGTCTGCCGGCATTGATCAACGCCGCAGACCTCCCCGCGCAGGGAAAGATCCTGCGGGACCAACTCGAAACGGCTGACATGGAGCACCTGCAAGCAGCCGAACTCCTCTGGCAAGCGCACTTGGCAGGCCACGGCACTGATTACTGCACCCGCCTGCAACATTCCCTTGCACATCTTCGGCAGGACGCTTTGCTTGAAGCCGCCCATCGGCTGGCACATCCGGACAGCGCCCGCCTGTGCCTGTCAAACCGTGCCAGTCCGCTCTAGCCCGCACAGGTCATCGCTCGCAAACCGCCGATCATTGCCCGTTGTGCAAGGATCTTTATCGGATATTTCATCATTGGCCGTTCGATAATTTTAGTAACATAGCCCCCTAAGCATTTGAACGTCTCCGCTCGCAGGAGCACTAACGAATGTACTCACCCACCGCTGCACTAACCCAGAAGGAGTCAATTATGTGGACTAAACCTGCTTACACTGATCTGCGTATCGGCTTTGAAGTCACCATGTACTTCGCAAGCCGTTGATTGTTGCGCGGTGAGAAGCCTCGGTTCGCCGGGGCTTTTTTATTAACGCGATTCTGATTCAGGGCCGGCCTGGCCCGTCGCTACGGGGTTTACATGCACATCCAGATTCTCGGTTCCGCCGCCGGCGGTGGTTTCCCTCAGTGGAACTGCAACTGCGTCAATTGCGCAGGCTTTCGCGACGGCAGCTTGCGGGCGCACGCGCGCACCCAGTCGTCCATCGCGCTGTCGGACGACGGTGTGAACTGGATCTTGTGCAACGCCTCTCCCGACATCCGCGCCCAGCTCCAGGGTTTTGCCCCAATGCAGCCCAATCGCGGCCTTCGCGACACCGGGATCAGCGCGATCATTCTGATGGACAGCCAGATCGACCACACCACCGGTTTGCTGAGCCTGCGTGAGGGCTGCCCGCATCAAGTCTGGTGCACGGACATGGTTCACGAGGACCTGAGCACCGGTTTCCCGCTGTTCAACATGCTCAAACACTGGAATGGCGGCCTGGCCTGGAATCGCATCGAGCTGGAAGGCAGCTTTGTCATTCCCGCCTGTCCGAACCTGCGCTTTACGCCATTTCCACTGCGCAGCGCGGCACCGCCCTACTCGCCACACCGATTCGACCCGCACCCGGGCGACAACATCGGCTTGATGGTCGAGGACCTGAGCACGGGCGGCAAACTGTTCTACGCGCCGGGCCTGGGCAAAGTCGATGACGCCCTCATGGAGAAGATGAGCGGCGCCGACTGCCTGTTGGTCGACGGCACGATGTGGGACGACGATGAGATGCAGCGCCGTGGCGTCGGCACCCGCACCGGGACGGAGATGGGTCATCTGGCGCAAAATGGCCCCGGCGGCATGCTCGAAGTGCTGGAAAAGCTGCCGCAACAGCGCAAGGTGCTTATCCACATCAACAACACCAACCCTATCCTCGACGAAGACTCGCCCGAGCGCGCTGAACTGGCGCGGCGGAACGTCGAAGTGGCATTCGACGGGATGAGCATCGAGCTTTAAGAACGCTGAATAACCGACTGTAGGGTGAGTTTGCTCATGAAGGTGTCAGGTCAGCCAGCCGATGAGGCACAGGTAGATCGCCTTCGTGAGCAGCTCACGCCCACGGGATCTGCGGAAATTCTTGACGAGAACTGCCGACATGAACGATGCAACGCCGCTGTCCCCCGCTGAATTCGAACAGGCCCTGCGTGCAAAGGGCGCGTATTACCACATCTATCACCCCTTTCATGTGGCGATGTACGAAGGGCGCGCGACCCGCGAGCAGATTCAGGGCTGGGTCGCCAATCGGTTCTACTATCAGGTGAATATCCCGCTGAAAGACGCCGCGATCCTGGCCAACTGCCCGGACCGGGAAATCCGCCGCGAGTGGATTCAGCGCTTGCTCGACCATGACGGCGCACCCGGCGAAGACGGCGGTATCGAAGCCTGGCTGCGTCTGGGCCAGGCCGTGGGTCTGGATCCTGACCAGCTTCGCTCGCAGGAACTGGTCCTGCCCGGCGTACGATTTGCGGTCGATGCCTACGTCAACTTCGCCCGTCGCGCCAATTGGCAGGAAGCGGCGAGCAGTTCGCTGACCGAGCTGTTTGCGCCGCAGATCCATCAGTCGCGTCTGGACAGCTGGCCGCAGCACTATCCGTGGATCGACCCGACCGGCTACGAATACTTCCGCACCCGCCTGGGCCAGGCCCGCCGCGACGTCGAGCATGGTCTGGCGATCACGCTGCAGCACTACACCACGCGGGAAGGCCAAGAGCGCATGCTGGAAATTCTGCAGTTCAAACTCGACATTTTGTGGAGCATGCTCGATGCGATGAGCATGGCCTACGAGCTGAACCGACCGCCCTATCACAGCGTGACCGACCAACGCGTCTGGCACAAAGGAATCGCCCTATGAGCTTCAATCGCGAACAGGTGCCCAACTGGCGCCGCGGTTATCGTTTCCAGTTCGAGCCCGCGCAAAACGGTCACGTGCTGCTTTACCCTGAAGGCATGATCAAGCTCAACGACAGCGCGAGCGCGATTGGCGGTTTGATCGATGGTCAGCGCAGCGTCGGCGCGATCATTGCGCTGCTCGACGAAAAATTCCCCGGCGTTCCCGAGCTCGGCACTGACGTCGAGCAATTCATGGAGGTCGCCCGTGCAGAGCTCTGGATCGAATTTGCCTGACTTAGTGAACACGCAGTCCGACGTCTACATTCCGCCCACGCCCCCGGTCGGGCTGCCGCTGTGGCTGCTCGCCGAGCTGACCTATCGCTGCCCGCTGCAATGCCCGTATTGCTCAAACCCGCTGGACTTTGCCAAGCAGGGGCAGGAGTTGACCACCGAGCAGTGGTTCAAGGTCATGGCCGAAGCCCGGCAAATGGGCGCGGCGCAGATCGGCTTCTCAGGGGGCGAGCCCTTGGTGCGCCAGGACTTGGCGGAGCTGATTGCCGAAGCGCGGCGGCTGGGCTTCTACACCAACCTAATCACTTCCGGCATCGGCCTGACCGAGCAGAAGATCATCGACTTCAAGGAAGCCGGGCTGGACCACATCCAGATCAGTTTCCAGGCCAGCGACGAGCAAGTGAACAACATGCTCGCCGGCTCGAAAAAAGCCTTCGCGCAGAAGCTGGAAATGGCCCGCGCTGTGAAAAAGCATGGCTACCCGATGGTCCTCAACTTCGTGACCCACCGGCACAACATCGACAAGATCGACAAGATCATCGAGCTGTGTGTGGCGCTGGAAGCGGACTTCGTGGAGCTGGCGACCTGTCAGTTCTACGGCTGGGCGCACCTGAATCGCGTCGGTTTGCTGCCAACCAAAGACCAACTTGTGCGCGCCGAGCGCATTACTAACGAATACCGGGTCAAGCTCGCCGCTGAAAATCACCCGGTGAAGCTGATTTTCGTCACCCCCGATTACTACGAAGAGCGCCCAAAAGCCTGCATGAACGGCTGGGGCAATCTGTTCCTGACCGTGACGCCGGATGGCACTGCGCTGCCGTGCCATGGCGCGCGGCAGATGCCGATCCAGTTTCCCAACGTGCGCGATCACACCATGCAGCACATCTGGTACGAGTCGTTCGGCTTCAATCGCTTTCGCGGTTACGAGTGGATGCCAGAGCCTTGCCGCTCCTGCGACGAGAAGGAAAAAGACTTCGGTGGCTGCCGCTGTCAGGCGTTCATGCTCACCGGCGATGCAAGCAACACGGACCCGGTGTGCAGCAAGTCGCCGCAGCATCACTTGATCACCCAGGCCCGTGATGAAGCCGAGTATGCTAGCCAGACCATTGAGCAACTGGCCTTCCGCAATGAACGAAACTCACGCCTCATCGCCAAGTCCTGACCTTCTTTCTGCCGCCCAGGCTGTGGCGGCAGGCACCGATTTCGCCGAACTCAGCGTCAGCCCTGCGGGGCTTTTCTGGAGTGAATTCCGCCCGCAGGATGCCGCCACACGCATCTGGTGCTGGCACGACGGCGCGACCGTTTGCCTGACGCCCGAGGGTTTCAGCGTGCGCAGCCGGGTGTATGAATACGGCGGCGGGTCGTTCTGCCTGACTGACGATGCTGTGGTGTTCGTCAACGAAGCGGACCAGCAGATTTACCTCCAGCCCTTCGATTCCCAAACACCTCAACCCCTGACCCAGGGCGATAAGCTCTTCGGAGATGTCCGCTATGCGCGTGGGCAGATTCTGGCGGTTGAGGAGGATAAGGACACTCACCGGCTGGTCGCGATCGACGTCGCTGACGGCCGCCGGCAGGTACTGGCCGAAGGCGCCGATTTTTATGCATCGCCCACCGTCGGTCCGGATGGCAATCGCCTGGTGTGGATAGAGTGGTGGCGGCCCCATCAACCGTGGACGTCTACGCGACTCATGAGCGTCGAACGCCAGGCCGATCTCGCGTGGGGCCGGCCGTACTGCCTCGCGGGCGGGCTGGGGCTGGAATCGCTGCAGCAGCCCCGCTTTGATGAGGCTGGCCGCCTGTATTGCCTAACCGACCGCGCCGGATTTTGGCAGCCGTGGGTTGAGACGCTGGATGGTTTTGGAGCGCTGCCTGCCGCCGCTGCCGATCACGCTTCGGCGCCGTGGCAACTGGGCGCGTCGACCTGGGCGCCGCTGAGTGATGGCGCTTACCTCGCCGCTTGGTTCGAGGACGGCAAAGGTCTGCTCGGCATGCGTTCGGCGCAGGGTTCAGTTGAAGATTTCAGCGGCGATTACAGCCGTTTCAGAAGCCTCGCGGTAGACGCGGACTACCTCTATTGCATCGCAGCGTCGCCCGTCAGCCCTTCTGCGGTGATTGCCATCAGCCGTGCTGACAAGCGCGTTCAGGTGCTGGCCGGCGGCGTGAGCCCCCTCCCCGTCGAGCGTATCAGCCAGCCGCAAACCCTGCGTTATCCGAGCGGCTCGAGCGAAGCGCACGGGTATTTCTATCCGGCCATGAATGGCGACGACAAGCCGCCGCTGGTGGTGTTCATCCACGGCGGCCCGACCTCCGCCTGCTATCCCGCACTGGACCCGCGCATTCAGTTCTGGACCCAACGGGGCTTCGCCGTCGCTGACCTCAACTATCGCGGCAGCACCGGTTACGGCCGAGCGTATCGTCAGGCGCTGTTTCTGGAATGGGGCGTTGTCGACGTCGAAGACGCCTGCGCAGTGGTGGAATACCTGGGCAATCAGGGTTTGATCGATCCGGAAAACGCATTCATCCGCGGCGGCAGTGCAGGTGGCTATACGACGCTGTGCGCATTGGCCTTCAAGGATGTGTTCCGCGCGGGCGCGAGCCTGTATGGGGTGAGCGATCCGCTGGCACTGGCGGAAGCCACGCACAAGTTCGAAGCGGATTACCTGGACTGGCTGATCGGCGACCCCGATGTCGACATGGCGCGCTACCGGGAGCGCACGCCGCTGCTGCATGCCGATCAGATCAAGGTTCCTGTGATTTTCTTCCAGGGCGAACTCGACGCCGTGGTCGTCCCAGCCCAGACCCGCGACATGCTCAAGGCGTTACTGGAAAACGGCATCCCGGCCGAAGGACACTTCTACCCCGACGAACGCCACGGCTTCCGCAAAGCAGCCAATCTCGCCCACGCACTGGAGACTGAGTGGGCGTTCTACCGGAAGGTGATTGATGGTTGAGGTGTCAGGCGCTGGGCGTGTCCGCTACAGACTCCCATAGCCAACACTGTGGGAGTGAGCTTGCTCACGAAGAAGGCATTTCAACCGCCGAGGATTTAGCGGGTGTACTGGCGTCTTCGCGAGCAAGCTCGCTCCCACAAGTCGTTCACTACCCGTCGGGGCTGCGATATCGACAGGTTTGATTCGCGATTTCGTGCTTCCTTCATCCATACACGTGCAGCGCCACGGCGCCGATCAATACCAGCCCTACACCGCAGACCTGAATGGCGCTGAGCCGCTCCTTGAAAAACAGAAAACCGAGCACGGCGGCGATCCCGCCCGACAGGGTGCTGATGACGGTGACCACGGAAATCGACCCGATCATTGCGCCATACGAGAACGCAGAGAACCCACCCAGGTTGAGCAGACTCGCGGCTACAAGGGTTGCCCCGGCGCGTGCAGGCGGGAGCTTAAGGGCGTCTTTCATCCGCAAAATCATCGGCAACAAAACGGTGAGGCCGACCAGATACCCCAGCCAGAGCATGGTGACGGGCCCCAATGCAGGCAGTGTGAAGCGACCCTGCATCCAGAAGCTCGATCCGTACAGCAAGGCAGCGCCCAATACATAGGCAATCGCTTCCCGGTTGTGCGTTTTCGCCGTGGAATCATCGCCTGCCGTGATGCTCGACAGAACGACTCCCAGTACACACAGGGCGATCAACAGCAGCTGTGTCATTGATATCTGCTCGCCGCTCGCCCACGACAACAGGGTGGTGAAGACGCCGTACGACGTCACCAGAGGGGCCACAATTGAAGCTTTGCCGAGCGCGAACGCTTTGGATAGGGCCAGTGCGCCGCTGACCGTGAAAACCGAGGCCAGCACACCTAGAAGCCACACAGGCCAAGGGGCGGAGAATGATTTGGAGATGAAAGCCGGGTAGCACAGCAACAGGGTGCACATGATCAGGAAGCCAAGCGCCTGACCGAAGTAAACCGCTCGCCTGACCCCTACCGCACGGGCATTGAGCCCTACCAGAAAGTCTGTGCCGCCCCAGAACAGAGCGGCGAGCAATCCTGAAACAACGTCCATCCCTGACCTTCCTGATCATAAAGTCCGACGCCGGACTTTATGTCAGCTGACCTGAGACGGGAAGCGCGGTGTTTAGCGGATCGCGTTACTTGCGACTGACAATGATGTAGATCGCATGGATGATCCCCGGGATGTAGCCCAGCAGGGTCAGCAGGATGTTCAGCCAGAAAGCACCGGCGAAGCCGACTTGCAGGAACACGCCCAGGGGTGGCAGCAGGATGGCGATGATGATGCGAATGATGTCCATGGGTGGAGCTCCTGATTAAGTGGCCCAATAGAAGAGGGCCGCACAGCTAATCGACCTTGAGCCACTACAGGGGTTCCGCAGCGGACGTCCTCAAGCCATTACCTTCTCGCAGGCGCCCCAAGCGAAGCGGCCGATGGCATCGCACTTTTTCAAAACGCAGAAAAAAGAAAACCCCGCCTAAGCGAGGTTTTCCAGACTGTTTCCCATGACTTCCATTTCTTCCCGCCGTCCTGGCAGGCAATCCCTTACGTGTCCCTGTTATCTGTTTGCGCATCCTGCGCGACGTCCATGTGTGTAGATTAAACTTGGATCCACTAAAGCGATAGAGCCGATTGCCATCACGTCATGTAAGCAAATGCTTACATGGTTTCCGCAGTGTCAGAACTGTGACGCCTCCAACAGATACAGCGACTCGCTGCCTGCCGTGACCGACGCCGAAAGTGACTGAATTCGCGGCAGCAGCCGCGCAAAATAAAACCGTGCAGTGCCCAGCTTGCCGGCGTAGAAATCTTCTTGAGCCTCTTTGCCCCAGGCGGCTTTTGCCATCATCGCCCACATGTAGGCGTAGGCTGTGTATCCGAACGCATGCAGATACTCAACGGACGCGGCACCGATTTCATTCGGGTTGCTGCGCGCCCGGTCCAACACCCAGCCGGTCAATTCGTCCAGTGTAGTCAGTGCTGCGGCCAACGGCTTGGTGAACTCAGACTGCGAACTGTCAGACGACGCGATGAATTGACGGACCTCGTCGGAAAACAGCTTGTAATACGCTCCGCCGCTGGCGACGATCTTCCGCCCCATCAGGTCCAGTGCCTGAATGCCGTTGGTGCCTTCGTAGATCTGGGTGATGCGCACATCACGCACCAGTTGCTCCTGACCCCACTCGCGAATGTAGCCGTGACCGCCGAACACCTGCTGACCGTGCACAGTGGTGTCCAGGCCCATGTCGGTAAGGAAGGCTTTGGCGACCGGGGTAAGCAGCGCGACCAACGCATCGGCGCGCTGACGCACATCGGCGTCTTCGCTGTACTTGGCGGTGTCCAGTTGCATGGCCACGTACGTGGAGAACGCTCGACCGCCTTCGTTCAGCGCCTTCATCGTCAACAGCATGCGACGCACATCGGGGTGAACGATGATCGGGTCGGCCACGGTTTCTTTGGACTGCGCGCCTGTCGGGGCCCGGCTTTGCAGACGGTCGCGGGCGTACTCGATCGCGTTCTGATACGAACGCTCGCCGGACGCCAGGCCTTGAATGCCGACGCCCAGTCGCTCGTAGTTCATCATGGTGAACATCGCCGCGAGACCTTTATTCGGCTCGCCGATCAGATAGCCCTCGGCCTGATCGAAGTTCATCACACAGGTGGCCGACGCCTGAATGCCCATCTTGTGCTCGATGGACCCGCAGAACACCGTGTTGCGCTCACCCAGGCTGCCGTCGTCGTTGACCATGATCTTCGGCACGAGGAACAGCGAAATGCCCTTCGGCCCTGCCGGTGCGTCCGGCAGCTTGGCCAAGACCAGATGGATGATGTTCTCGGTGAGGTCGTGCTCGCCGCCGGTGATGAAGATTTTAGTCCCGCTGATCTTGTAGGACCCGTCGGTCTGCGGCTCCGCTTTCGTGCGGATGATCCCGAGGTCGGTACCGGCGTGAGCTTCGGTCAGGCACATTGAACCGGCCCATACCCCGGCATACATGTTCGGCAGGTATTTGGTCTTTAACGCTTCGCTGGCGTGGGTGTTGATCGAAACGCAGGCGCCGGACGTCAACATCGGGTACAGCCCGAACGCGAGGCTCGCGGAGTTGACCATCTCTTCGACCTGGGCAGACACTGCTTTGGGCATGCCCATACCGCCAAATTCCGGATTGCCGCCGACGCCGACCCAGCCCCCTTCAGCGTACGTTTTGTACGCCTGAATGAAGCCTGCCGGTGTGGTGACGACGGTATCGTTCCAGTGACAGCCTTCTTCATCGGCTGCGCGACTCAGGGGTGCAACGGATCTGCCAGTGACTTTGCCCGCCTCTTCGAGAATCGCCTCGACGGTCTCGGCGTCCACGGTTTCAGACAATTCGGGCAGCGTGGCCCAAAGTCGGGAGACTTCGAACACTTCATTGAGGACGAAGCGCATATCGCGCAAGGGCGCTTTGTAGTCAGCCATGGCAAACCTCGTTTCAGCGGCAAAGAACTCGGGGAGGAGCGGCGCCGCAGGGATATTGCGGCGCCGGTGTGTCAGTGGGACGAGTGTACCTGAACACCATTTGCGACACATAGGGTCAACGCGTGACTATTATTTGTTTTTCGGTCACGACCGAATGACAGTCAGGCCCATGCCCGCTTGCGACCGCGAGTGGGTTTGTCTAGTGATTAAAAAAGGTTGACCTAGCCAGCGGCCGCCATGCGAACAGCACCGCGCTTGCTCGTTTGTGCATGACTGATGACGCAATTACGGCCGGCGCCTTTGGCGGCATACAGTGCCTGATCGGCGGATTTGAGGACTTCTTCCGGATTGCGATGCTCGAGAAGACGCTCGGCCACACCAATGCTGACCGTCACCGATACCGCTGAAGCCTGGGACCCTGCCCGACGCTGGCGCCCTTGCAGGTCGTCATTCGGCCGATTGTCCTGATTGCGCAGCTGAATCTGATAGCTGGCGATGGTTTCCCGGATGACTTCGAGATGCGGCATGCACTCTTCCAGGGTTTTGCCGGCAAACACGATGGCGAATTCTTCACCGCCATAGCGATAGGCGCGCCCGCCACCGTTGGTGATCTTCGACAATTTGCTGGCCACCAAACGCAGCACCTGGTCGCCGACGTCGTGGCCGTGGGTGTCGTTGAATTTCTTGAAATGATCGACGTCGCTCATCGCCAGCACATAATTGCGGCCCAGCCGCTGCATCCGCTCATTGAGCGCGCGTCGGCCGGGCAGCCCGGTCAGCTCGTCGCGGAACGCCATTTGGTAGGCCTCGTGCGCGACCGCCGCCGCGATCATCAACATCACCTGGCTGCACATGATGTTCAGGGTGAACGGCAGGATGAAGGTTTTCGGCAACGCCCAGAACATCCCGAGCAACCCCACCAGTTGTGCGGCATGCAGCGGGCGCGGCTTATAGAGGTATTGCGTGATCAACACGGCGAACGCGATGAAAAACGTCACGTAAGACAACTGGATCAGGCTCATCCAGTCTCCGTGCAGCGCCGGCCAGCGGATGTCGGCGAGCCAGGCCAGCAGCCCGGCGGGAAAGCTCTGTTCGAGTCCCAGCGCGACGCTGCCGACGGCGACCAGTACCGCCACCCGAGCGACAAGGTCTTGGAACAGATGGGTCCGCTCTTCCCACGCGGCAAACAGGCCAAACATAACCGGAAGCAATAGGCAGCACAGATGAAACACCACGGCAGCGTCCTCTCGGACCTTGCCGTTATCGCGGTAGTAATCGGTCTGCGTGTCGAGGAGGAAATAGGCGATGTACACCGTGATCATCAGGAACAGTTCACGCTGCCGCTTGTAAACGCCGCAATACGCGCCGCCCAGCAACAGCACCAGAGTGGGCAGCACGTTGAAGAGTGAGGTGAAGAAGACGTTGAGGTCTTTCACGTACGCGGCCGCCAGTCCGGCAATCAGCAAGGCCAGAGAGGGTAAAAAATGACTGAGCCGTGCGGCAGAGGGGCGCAGCAAAAGGGCTATCTCCTCACCGAAAGATGCGAGCGCTGATTAAATGGCATTGTGCCTGTATCGGCCGCGCCCTGCATAGGATGAGGAAGAATGTGCCTGGCCTTGAGGCAAAATCGGCCAGGCACAAAAAAGCCGCTTGTCCCTGAGGACAAGCGGCTTGAGTGAAACGCTTCCGGTGACTTAGTAAGCCAGGCCGAAGTGTTCTTCGTTCATGTCCATCAGGTTGCTG contains the following coding sequences:
- a CDS encoding GGDEF domain-containing protein, yielding MLRPSAARLSHFLPSLALLIAGLAAAYVKDLNVFFTSLFNVLPTLVLLLGGAYCGVYKRQRELFLMITVYIAYFLLDTQTDYYRDNGKVREDAAVVFHLCCLLLPVMFGLFAAWEERTHLFQDLVARVAVLVAVGSVALGLEQSFPAGLLAWLADIRWPALHGDWMSLIQLSYVTFFIAFAVLITQYLYKPRPLHAAQLVGLLGMFWALPKTFILPFTLNIMCSQVMLMIAAAVAHEAYQMAFRDELTGLPGRRALNERMQRLGRNYVLAMSDVDHFKKFNDTHGHDVGDQVLRLVASKLSKITNGGGRAYRYGGEEFAIVFAGKTLEECMPHLEVIRETIASYQIQLRNQDNRPNDDLQGRQRRAGSQASAVSVTVSIGVAERLLEHRNPEEVLKSADQALYAAKGAGRNCVISHAQTSKRGAVRMAAAG
- a CDS encoding acyl-CoA dehydrogenase C-terminal domain-containing protein; amino-acid sequence: MADYKAPLRDMRFVLNEVFEVSRLWATLPELSETVDAETVEAILEEAGKVTGRSVAPLSRAADEEGCHWNDTVVTTPAGFIQAYKTYAEGGWVGVGGNPEFGGMGMPKAVSAQVEEMVNSASLAFGLYPMLTSGACVSINTHASEALKTKYLPNMYAGVWAGSMCLTEAHAGTDLGIIRTKAEPQTDGSYKISGTKIFITGGEHDLTENIIHLVLAKLPDAPAGPKGISLFLVPKIMVNDDGSLGERNTVFCGSIEHKMGIQASATCVMNFDQAEGYLIGEPNKGLAAMFTMMNYERLGVGIQGLASGERSYQNAIEYARDRLQSRAPTGAQSKETVADPIIVHPDVRRMLLTMKALNEGGRAFSTYVAMQLDTAKYSEDADVRQRADALVALLTPVAKAFLTDMGLDTTVHGQQVFGGHGYIREWGQEQLVRDVRITQIYEGTNGIQALDLMGRKIVASGGAYYKLFSDEVRQFIASSDSSQSEFTKPLAAALTTLDELTGWVLDRARSNPNEIGAASVEYLHAFGYTAYAYMWAMMAKAAWGKEAQEDFYAGKLGTARFYFARLLPRIQSLSASVTAGSESLYLLEASQF